The sequence below is a genomic window from Rickettsia prowazekii str. Breinl.
ATACCCTAGTGAATAGATATGCACAACGCTTGACACAAATGTTACAGCTATAAACATTATACTAGTTAGCTGATCTATATAAATCGACCAATTTACTTGAAGATTTTTAAATTCAATCCATGGCAATAATTTAATATGGATTATCTTCCCGACTAAAGTCACATCACAAAATATTACTAAGGAGAATAATGCAGATAATGATAAAAAACTAATTGCAATTATCTTGGCTAATTTTTTATCTATGATATTTAAGAATAGCCCATTTATGATGCTAGATACAAGCGGTAATATAATGATCATTATAGCAAGATTTTGATGAATCATTATCCCCTCATCTTATTAATGTCGGTAATTTTAATTGAGCCTTTATTGCGGAAATATATTAGTAATATTGCAAGCCCGATTGCGGTTTCGGCAGCTGCTACTGTTAAGATTATAATACTAAAAATTTGTCCCGATAATTCTTGCATATATACAGAAAATGCAACAAAATTTATGTTAACAGCAAGTAACATTAACTCAATAGACATGAGTATATTGATAATATTTTTCCGATTCATAAATAATCCAAACATCCCAATAGTAAAAACTAAGCTGCTTAAAATTAAATAATGATTAAGCGAAATATATTCATTCATATTTAATATTTTCAACACCTTTATTTAAAATAGGCTTTGTCATTAGTATAACATTACTTTTATTATGAGATAGTTGTTTTCTAATATCTTGATGTTTTATTCTATCACGTTTTTTTAATGTTAACGTAATGCATGAAATCATAGCGACAAATAATATAAGTCCTGCTATTTGAAATGGTAGCATAAATTCTGTGTAAAGTACATTTCCTATTGCTTTAGTATTTGATATATTATTCGCTATAGCAAACGATATATTGGAACTGTAATTAATATTTTTAGTGCTAAGTATAATAGTTATTACTAAATCTGCAAACATAATTAAAGTGATAAAAATACTTAAAGATAGATTTTCTCTTAACTTTGTTATTGCCTGATTAAAATTTATATCCAGCATCATTATAACAAATAGAAATAATACCGCTACAGCTCCAACATAAATCACTATAAGTAGCATAGCTAAAAATTCTGCTCCAAGCAAAATCATCAACCCTGAGCCATTGATAAATGTAAAAATTAACCATAATACTGAATATACGGAATTTTTGCTTAAAACAACGCATAAACTGCTAATAATTATTAATGTTGTAAATAAATTAAAAAATATTGGCATGGTATACTCGTGGAATTTTAAAAATTTGCTGCGTCATCTTTGTAAGTCCTGAGCTTAGAAAGTGCAAATTTGCTATACCAGTAACGCATTAGAACAAAATTTCTCGATCATTGGCGTAAATAAACTTTCTAGTTCTTTGCGTATTTCTTCTTTATTTTCTATTTTTTGCCCCTCTCTACTTAAAGTTAATTCACCTTTTTCTACATGACCAAGTATAGCTTCAATTATTGCTTTTTTATCATTTCTACCATCCATATATCTAAGTGCAAATTTCTCAAAGAAATTAACGCCTATTGGTTCATGTTTTAAATTTGTAACCCACATAGAAGGTGTATACTTTGCTTGATATATCACCATTTGTGTTGTTTTGGGCTTATCAAGTACTGGTTTACTCCTATGCTTCTGATTTGTAATACTAATATAACCTTGTAGTACTAGCTTCATAGCATTATTTAAAAGCTCATTTTTGATTTCGTTTAATTTAGTATTATTTAGTTTTGTATTAGCTTCAGAAGTTACTTGCTTAAAACTTAATGGATTATTTAGATTCTCACTGAAAGTGTATAAAATAGCCTTCATATAAGGTGAAGTTGTTGACAAATTAGACTCTTTATTACCGTTTAAGAAAAATTGTAAATTTTCGGTAGCATTATTAAGGTCTACTTCTTTAAGTGGTTTTTCAGGAATTACATTAAATATTATATTAAATTTTTTTATATCATCATTATTAATATTTCTATTAATTTTTAGATCATTATGACATAGTAAAGTTGTTCTAAAACGACGATTTGTAATAAAATCCATATATTGTTCAGTTCTAACTATATCGTTTACTGCTTTTAACTGTTCTACTACTTTTGGCGGCATATTACCAAGATACATAGTTGAGATATTACAATCAGCTAAATATTGCAAATTATGCTTTCTTGCTTCATTCATAAATTCATGAAAGTAGAACTGAGCATTTTCTTCTTCTAGATGATCGTGACGTAAATAATGATCAGTTTGTTTCGCAAGTAGACCTGCCTCAGTTTTTAATACTTCTGCATAAGGAGTCTTAGAGTGCTCTAAGCTATCTTTAACAAAGTCTAACAACAATCTAGATTGAGCAATCCTATCACGAATATTTGTAAATGAACTAGAATGATAAAGCATCATATCCCGGATAGTGCGTACCATATTCCAACCAGGTAGCGTATTATAGCTAATATATGCTATTCCATTTGTGCTAAGATTCCTATTACACACTTTAAAAATTTTATCTCTAACAATTTTTGGTACCCAAGAAATTACACCATGACAAATTATATAATCAAATTTACCAAAAGAATCGTCAATATCGGTGATCGAACAGTGATGAAATTCTATATTTTTTAATCCTAATGCTCTAACATTTTTATTTGCTTCATCAATTTGTACCTTAGATAAATCGACTCCAACAAAATGAGCGTTTGGATAAAGAACCGCATGTGGTATTAAATTACCTCCTGCCGCGCAACCAAGCTCTAATATTTTTGAATTTTCAACTTCAGGAGCATTGATACCGAAAAGAGTTGCAAGTGTACTTAAGTGATAAGGATTGGTAATAGCATATGGGTAGCTTTCATATGGTACTTCATCATAAGGGTTATGATCGGCAACCGTACCCGTACCGTTTACCAAGGATTGTACAGAATTTATTGTCTTATCATGATTGTTAGTAGTCAAAGAAGAAGTAGTAGATTTGAGTGACATATTTTTTCCTTATATCATTGTATTATTGCTATCATCATATTAATCATAAGGATGACACCTTAGATTTCATAATATTTCACAGAATTGTTAGAATGGCAATCTATAAGTAAATCCTATACCAAATTCTCCAACCGATATAGTTTTTTTGATAGAATTTGCATTCATTAATTGTACCGTTTTCATATCAAGCGTATCATAATTAATTCTTACTCTATATGCAGTTTGTAATTTTGCAGTTGCATCTATACTTAAATCTGGAGTAATATGTTGTGCAATTCCAAGACCTGCTTGCCAAGTAACACAATTTTTACTCGTTCTGTGTACTTTAAAATAATCGTTATTTATAAGACTCCACTTAGAAGAGGTAGACTTAACTTTTACTCGTGTTATTCCTCCTCCAAGTATTATAAAAGGTGTGAAAGTTTTTATTTTTTCCAAATCATAAATAAGATTTAGCATATATATATTTGATACTATGGTAGTATTACCTATGGTTTTAGGAATAGTAAGGCCATTGATTAAATTTTTATGTTGTAATGAGTAATGTAGACGATATTTAGGTTGATAAGTTGCTGAAAATTCCATAGATATTTGTGGATATATTATATAGCCTATTTTCCCGCTATACATATTTGATTGTTTTAAAATTATTCCGGTATTTGAGTATTTATGTCGAAATTTACGAACTACCGGTTCAACTATTCCTATTGCTGCTCCCATATAGAATCCTGTTTCTTTTGCAAAAGCAATGTTATTATAAATGATTATAGTAATTAAAAATAATTTTAGTAGTTTATTCATTATTGTTGCTTACAAAATTAAAAAAACATTATATATCCCCTTTATTTATGGTCAATCATATTTTTTCTAATATGGAGGCAATGATACCAAATAGTAATGAAGAAATGGTTACAGTGAGTGATATATATGCCGGAATCTCTATATAATGATGAATAAATATTTTAAAGCCGATAAATATTAAAATTAAAGCCAAAGAATATTTTATATAGCTAAAACGTTCTACAATTTCTGATAAACAAAAGAATAATGATCTTAGTCCTAAAATAGCAAAAATATTTGAAGTATAAATTATATAAACATCATTAGTAATTGCGAATATTGCGGCTATGCTATCTATAGCAAAAACTAAATCTATTGTTTCTATCAGTATTAACGATACAAAAAGAGTACTAAAATATAATTTGTTATTACGTTTAATAACAAATTTCTGTCCTTCTAGATCATGGGTAATATTTAGATTTTTTATTATTGATTTGTAAATATAAGAATTTTGTATATCATAAGTTTTATGTGATACATTAAAAGTTTTTATACCTGTAGCAATAAGTATTACGGCCAAAATATATAATAACCAAGAAAATTTATGTATAAGCATAATACCACCGTAGATTATTATCGCTTTAAAGATTATTACTCCTATTATACCGAAAAATAAAACACGATGTTGATATGTAGAAGGAATATTAAAAAATTGAAAAATAATAGAGATAATAAAAATATTATCAAGGGCCATAGCTTTCTCAATGAGAAAACAAGTATAATATTCACGAGCATGATCTAAGCCCATATTATGGTAAACATAGATACCAAATAAGCAAGATATTATAAAATAAAAAAGACTCAAAAGTATACTTCCTTTAAAGCTTATTACTTTATTTTTCTTATGAATTATCCCTAAATCAAGAATTAGTAAAGCAGCGATTATCGTATAAAAAATAATCCAACTCATTTATTTATCTTTTCATTTTATATTGCATGTGGAAATATAGTCCTCCACCAGACATAACTCTTAGCTGGAATTTTATAATATTTTCTCCTTGTTTTAAATAAGGTTTAATATCAATAGGATTTTTTGCACTAATACGTTGATTATTAACTTTAGCTTGCAATGCTTGACCTTGATCTTTTCCATTGTTGCAATACCTTTTCTCATCTAGAGAATCAACGTTAGTAGGTAAGCTAAGTAGTTTTGTTCCATTGACGTATATTAATGTGCAATCATCGTACCATAAATCTTCCACTATAAAATACTCAATATCATCCATTATTGCATCTAAAGTTACTTTGAATACTACAGTATGTAATATTGTATTGTCCGGTTCATTTGATGCATTTATGAATGCTCCATCCTTTGGAAATGCCATAATGGTTCCATATCGTACTGGTTTTTTATTTAAGAAATAGTCACCTATTTTAGTAACAGGATTATAAGGTGTATCAGGTAATTGATTCGATGGAAAATCATTATACACAACTTGTATAGGTAATCCTGTAGATTTTCTACAGCCAACATTGTGACCTAAAGGTTCTAACTCTACAACTTTTCTATCAAAATATGATAAACAATGACGTTCTAAAGGTTTATTAGGATCAATAAGTATCCAATTTGTTGGACATTTTCCTTTGACAAGTTCGCCTATATCGCTTTCAGGCCATTCTGCATTACCGTGACTTTGACCTGAAGGAGCCTCAGCTGTGCTAGGAATTTTAGCACAAGTAGGCACTAATATAGGGGCACAAAGATTTAACTCTTGCCAAGTTTTATCTCTTACATCCTCAGTTTCAGCGTGATATGTCGGCTCAGGCGGAGTGTTTTCATCTCCTTTTGTATATGTTACTGTATAATATTTTGAAGGATCTACTGGTACTAGTATTGGTCCTATGCTAGGTTCTGGTTTGATTCTATCTTTATAATCTCTACTTAAAACACATATTGGAGTATTAGCATTATCGTTATTGGTATAGCATTTACTTGGAATCTTATTTATATTGCAAGTATAAATTGTAATACCTTTTCTTGGACCTGGTACTGTTTCTTCTATAGTGCAGAGCGTTAGATCTATATCTTTTTTACATAAGCCAAGATTTGGATATTTAGCGTTATATTTATTTTTAAAATCTTTACAATTTATAGTATCATTGTTATGTACTTTGGCAAGTACACAATTTATAGATTCATTATTGTAACCTGGGATAGGCGCTCCATCAGATAAAGTAGGACGTGGCATAGGATTACAATGTTGAAAATTTTTGGGCATTAAACATGCATGTGTTCCACCTTGGATATACTTACCGTTTATATACTCTAAATATTTTAAATATATAGCACTTAAGTCAGGGTTGCCCTTACTATCATAAGGTTCTTTATCGTCTTTATATTTACCGTGAATAGTCAATTGATTTAAGGCATTTGGTCCTGAAAATGGCATACCAATATATTTATCTTTTATAGGATTTTTAGGTATAAAGGCAACAGAAGAGCTATACTGATAACCTGCAAGCATTACTATACTTTCTGTATCAGTCGGGTTTTGAGGTGGAGGGCCGGCATATGATAACGGTGTTACAAGAGTACTTGTCTCATCTATTATATTGCTACCTTCTCTTACTTGTAATGAAGCAATGAATTGTGGTTTATAATAAGCATCGTTAGGATTGCTATTATTAGTACAAGTAATTCCTGCATATTGTTTCGCACATTCATATGCAGCTAAACTGTAAGAATGATTAACCCTTGGTACACAATCTATTAAATTAGCAGACTCAAATAAGCAAATATTATTAGGATTTTGCTTATCATCTTCTGTATTACTGATAGACACATAAAGTTTTCTATCTTTACCGTTATTGTCTTTTAATGTGAAATCCGTCTTTATAGGGATTAAGCTATTTGTATCTTGTTTTTGTACTTTAGGAAATTTTATACTTACATCCTTAAATTCACCTATATTAACTCCCCATACTTTTTGACATGTAGTTGAATTAGAACTTGGACAGTCTGGTATATCATCTATGTAATAATCGCGTGGTGTTTCTATATTTCCAATTTTCTGTGAATATACTATTCTAAAACCCTCATTACAAC
It includes:
- a CDS encoding lysine methyltransferase, whose translation is MSLKSTTSSLTTNNHDKTINSVQSLVNGTGTVADHNPYDEVPYESYPYAITNPYHLSTLATLFGINAPEVENSKILELGCAAGGNLIPHAVLYPNAHFVGVDLSKVQIDEANKNVRALGLKNIEFHHCSITDIDDSFGKFDYIICHGVISWVPKIVRDKIFKVCNRNLSTNGIAYISYNTLPGWNMVRTIRDMMLYHSSSFTNIRDRIAQSRLLLDFVKDSLEHSKTPYAEVLKTEAGLLAKQTDHYLRHDHLEEENAQFYFHEFMNEARKHNLQYLADCNISTMYLGNMPPKVVEQLKAVNDIVRTEQYMDFITNRRFRTTLLCHNDLKINRNINNDDIKKFNIIFNVIPEKPLKEVDLNNATENLQFFLNGNKESNLSTTSPYMKAILYTFSENLNNPLSFKQVTSEANTKLNNTKLNEIKNELLNNAMKLVLQGYISITNQKHRSKPVLDKPKTTQMVIYQAKYTPSMWVTNLKHEPIGVNFFEKFALRYMDGRNDKKAIIEAILGHVEKGELTLSREGQKIENKEEIRKELESLFTPMIEKFCSNALLV
- a CDS encoding outer membrane protein, yielding MNKLLKLFLITIIIYNNIAFAKETGFYMGAAIGIVEPVVRKFRHKYSNTGIILKQSNMYSGKIGYIIYPQISMEFSATYQPKYRLHYSLQHKNLINGLTIPKTIGNTTIVSNIYMLNLIYDLEKIKTFTPFIILGGGITRVKVKSTSSKWSLINNDYFKVHRTSKNCVTWQAGLGIAQHITPDLSIDATAKLQTAYRVRINYDTLDMKTVQLMNANSIKKTISVGEFGIGFTYRLPF
- a CDS encoding NADH-quinone oxidoreductase subunit J, giving the protein MPIFFNLFTTLIIISSLCVVLSKNSVYSVLWLIFTFINGSGLMILLGAEFLAMLLIVIYVGAVAVLFLFVIMMLDINFNQAITKLRENLSLSIFITLIMFADLVITIILSTKNINYSSNISFAIANNISNTKAIGNVLYTEFMLPFQIAGLILFVAMISCITLTLKKRDRIKHQDIRKQLSHNKSNVILMTKPILNKGVENIKYE
- the nuoK gene encoding NADH-quinone oxidoreductase subunit NuoK, producing the protein MNEYISLNHYLILSSLVFTIGMFGLFMNRKNIINILMSIELMLLAVNINFVAFSVYMQELSGQIFSIIILTVAAAETAIGLAILLIYFRNKGSIKITDINKMRG